One Lachancea thermotolerans CBS 6340 chromosome B complete sequence genomic window, CTAGGCTGCTTCCCCCACGcaaattcattgaatttctttgaatttctATAGTGcgcttttcaaatttggTACATGATGCGCATTTTGAAGACTACAAGGAGAGGCTGCTACGATCTTGGGTTGTTTTATTGAATGTTATGTCATCCTTTACATTTCTCCGAATCATGGTAGTTTGTCACTCAACCGCAATCCTCATGATATTAAGAAAATTTTAAGTTGGGAGAGATCAAAGCTGAACGTATGATTTCAGAGCTTAACTATACTGCCAAAAAGGCGCCGCGATAACACTTACATTTTCATTCCTAGTCCATCTTTATAGCATCTGTCTCGAATCTTGCATGTGACTAAAAGTTCACGTTGAAAAAGTCCGGCTGCGATCTAACATGCTTAATGGAAAGGTAGATTGGGTAAACGGCATGGAACGGAGCTCACTGGCAGGCATTGAGAATTCAAACGCCCTCCGATCTTAAACGGTCTTCAGAAATAGACTGATATGGACTTTATCTCAATGGGCAAAAAAACCCCTTTTTTTATGTTGGTGTGGCTCTAGGTTTAGGGCCCTCTGTATTTTCAGCAATAAGTCGCGAAAACTTTAAATTTGCACCATGTATAGCAACTTTTGTGTCGATGGTCCTTTGGTCGAAACATGCCGAAGTTGTCGGTGGGAATATTGAATGCTTACTCGAGAGCGTTGCGATGAGGCGGCCTGGGATAGACGCCCAGGAGTGGGACAAAGTTGCAGGAGATGTCAGTGAGCAATTATATGCCCTGAAAGCATGGAACAGCCCATACTGCGTTTACGATGGTGAGCATTGCTACCGCCTTTTATGAGAGATTGTGATGTTCCCTAACAATCAGATAGAGCTGCCGGATTGGCAATCCTTTGCCTTCGCGAAAACACGCCTCTTTACTAAACAGACGCTTCCGGAAGGCTGCTAAAGAAGACACTAGCTGCTTAATTGAAGCACGCAGTATTTATCAGCAATGCGTTCAACGCTGGTGGGgcagcttcatcaaagGTAAAGAGGGTGAACTTGATACATCATCAAAGAATTGGCTGCCCAAGCACAAATATCGATGCAAATTGTTATGGTTGATCATGAGCTTCTCTGATGCAATTACTGATCTCAGAGAACCATCTGGGGTGGCTTTACTTATGGCCCACGCCATTATTTTCAGTATTTTGAGgaaaagtttgatttgTCTGACCTTTTTTATCCAAGCCTTGATTTGTTTTGTGGCCTTTTGCGTTGCTCGAGTGCAGGAACTGTCAGAAGAGAACAAAATGAAACTTTGGGCTATCATTACTGACTTAGAACCAAAGCATGACGCCGCTGCTTGGGACGATATAGCTAGGCACATGAACCAAAATCTCAATTCTCACAAACCTAGCGACTTTCGCGGGCTCTTCTACGATGGCAAGGATTGTAAAAAGGCATTTCAAAAGTATTACTCATCGTCATTATTGGCGGCTGAAAATTACAAAGACTTCAAGCCGTACATTAAAGCGACCATTTGTGCAACTCAGGATCAATCAGCGACTTTATGTTAAGTTCTGGCAGGTAAGGTATCAAAATAGAATATTTCCAATTAGATTTAGCCGATAATGTCACAGACTTCACGtacaaaaagctgataaAAGTATTGTACTTTGACTGGGGTTGATTCAGGTTGATATACGACCCACGACGGCTCAAGACATCGACGACAGCTCTATGAAATGTTAAGTACGAATTTAGTTGATAGCCTTGGCGATACCTTCAAAGAAGGGGTTACCTTTGGTTTGAGACTCGTAAGCTGCTACAAAAATGCTCGAAACTGGCACCCTTTGAGCCGGTATTAGTGAAACGATTTACAGTCACTCCATATTCACATTTAAATCAAACGGAACAGGATTTTATTATGAAAATATGTGAATTTCGGCCATAATTATATCAGTTCGACACAACACTGATAACGGTTCTCTTGATAATCTAAAATTCGGGCAATACACTAATTAGATACTTTCCATTTGTCAGACTCGCATAATGGCCCGTGCTCGTGCTACACAAACCATGACTTCCTGCTACGAGACAGCTCCACTCTAATGCGAAAATTTGGCGCTGTTGGCTTACTAACCCCAGGAGGCTTACACAAACTCGTGATGATAGCTAATGAAAACTTTCTTTTTGCCTATGTAGTTTTTCTGCACTTGCTTGGCGCCGAGATGTTGTCATTTTTCTAAATACAGTACTTGAGTATTCGAAACTAAAAGTTAAGAATTTTGGTTTTAGAAGCGGCTAGTGCTTGATTTAAAACTTGAGCTGTCTGGCAGAATGGCTTAAGGTTTGAAGTTAAATAATTGGTTTGTCTCTCCCTCCCCCTAGTATGAAGTAATTGTTTTGACTCagaaatttcaaagaatcaTTCATAAAAGAAGTCAGACTATGTGTCGGCATATgctcttccaaaagaacAGGAAAATACTCTATTTCATGTCGAACGTGACCGCTCACTGTTTAGTTTGCTTAATACGTAGATAATTAAAGCTTCCTAATCAAGTTATGCATAGAAGTTACGTTAAAGGATTTTaagccaacaaaaaattcCATGTAATAAAGCACCTCATATGGAAAATACAATAAACGCCAGTAACCATTCTCTAAATTCATACGTCAGCTGCAAAATAATTTGATTTGTTCTCAATTCTAGTCTCTGCACGGCTTGGAAATACCGGCATTAAATTAAGACTTTCAAAGGCGCAAGGCTCTTCGTATATATCTAAGATGATCATACAATCAAAGGCGATTGGGGCCAGAAGAGATTTTTTGTACTCGAACTATGTTGAGCATTTGATTGAAAATAAAACCCAAGCCTTTTGTTAGGCACTGCCTTTCGGTTGGCTTGCGGTTTTATTTTGTCATCACTTTCGAAGGTAATTTCTCCCGCTACATAGCTATCTTCCGTTtagaaacaaaaatgctgcaaagaaaagcaaTAGCCGATGACCCTAATGCCATCCAGAATGCGTTTTTTATCGAATCGCTCAAGATATACCCCATCTCGGAGCGGGGGCCGTCAAAATGGTCCATTCGATAAGATGCAATGCCATCCAGCCTGTCATATTCTTCGAGAGAAAGACCACCATGCTTCATCTTATTGTTCATAGACGTTGAAAATACCATGGTAGAGAGAATACTACCTAATGTAGTACCAAGAGATTTAAGTAGCGCATTCACGGATGTAGTTTCAAGTAAATCAGCTCCATAGGAGGGGTTGCCTTTGTCAAGCTGAACATGACACGCGATTAAAGCGGATGGCAACACGAATCCTAACGCAACTCCAGGAAGAATCAATACACCAATTTGAGTGTGTTTAGTAGATTTGTTATCAAGCAGCGTCATAAGGCCACCTCCCAAAACTCCCATTGCGCTACCAAAGACTAAAAGGGGCTTAATATGACCAGTTTTTTTTGTAAGGATTCCACTCGCAATAGAAAACACAACAGTAGATACTAGAATTGGAATAAGATGCAGGCCAGCTTTCCAAGCGGAAAATCCGTAaacaagctggaaaaatTGGACGCTGTAAATCATTTGCACATTGTACGCAACTGTTGAGAAGAATCCAGTGAAATTTGAGAGTAAAATACTTCGATTAGACATTATTTCCCAGCTCAAAAGTGGCCTGAAACTGTCCTGTGTCTTTATTTGTTCAAACACTTTAAAGTCGtaaaccaaagaaattgcAATCAACAAAACTCCTATAATAATGAAAGAAATAACAATCCCTGAGTTCCAAGCGTGGGTTTGACCGCCAAAAGTCAAAGCCAAGAGGAAAAGCAGCCAGCCGGCAGTGAAAGAGATAAATGATAAGATATCAAAACCAAATAACAGCTGTTGTAGAACTTTTTTGGGCGATTTCTTGACCGGgtgaaaacttgaaacctttttgaatgtaTTACCGAACTTCTCTAGCAAGTTTACCCCCTCTGGATTGtagaaaaaaacaaatattGCAATTGCTAGTCCACCAATGGGTAAGTTGATGTAAAAGCACCACCTCCATGTAACATGCGTAGTGAAGGCACCACCCAGAAAGGGTCCAACAATGGAGGCGACAGCAAAAGTACAATTAAGAAGTGACAAAACTAAAGGGCGAGATTTctcgtcaacaagctgaCACCCTATAACTAAACTCAGTGTTTGGAGGCCACTTCCGCCTATCCCTGCGACCACTCTACCAGCAATCAACATATTCATAGAGTTTGCAAGAGCAGATATCAGAGAgcctgcttcaaaaagtatGATACAACTTACCACACTAATTCTGGGGCCAAGTACGGCAGACAGCCTAGCCCATAACAGGCTGAAAAGTGCATTAGGTAGAGAATAGCCTGTAACAATCCAACCGCTTTTGGTATAGTCCC contains:
- a CDS encoding MDR family MFS transporter (similar to uniprot|P36172 Saccharomyces cerevisiae YKR105C Hypothetical ORF) — encoded protein: MSDIETGIHSDRDRKISGESDDLSLKHKRCITLDRPKINKVKLFLSLFSLGLSMFVTALDVLIVGTIIDTVCKTFGDYTKSGWIVTGYSLPNALFSLLWARLSAVLGPRISVVSCIILFEAGSLISALANSMNMLIAGRVVAGIGGSGLQTLSLVIGCQLVDEKSRPLVLSLLNCTFAVASIVGPFLGGAFTTHVTWRWCFYINLPIGGLAIAIFVFFYNPEGVNLLEKFGNTFKKVSSFHPVKKSPKKVLQQLLFGFDILSFISFTAGWLLFLLALTFGGQTHAWNSGIVISFIIIGVLLIAISLVYDFKVFEQIKTQDSFRPLLSWEIMSNRSILLSNFTGFFSTVAYNVQMIYSVQFFQLVYGFSAWKAGLHLIPILVSTVVFSIASGILTKKTGHIKPLLVFGSAMGVLGGGLMTLLDNKSTKHTQIGVLILPGVALGFVLPSALIACHVQLDKGNPSYGADLLETTSVNALLKSLGTTLGSILSTMVFSTSMNNKMKHGGLSLEEYDRLDGIASYRMDHFDGPRSEMGYILSDSIKNAFWMALGSSAIAFLCSIFVSKRKIAM